From one Deinococcus sp. NW-56 genomic stretch:
- a CDS encoding response regulator transcription factor, whose product MATVLIVDDDPAIVEVLTAYLAAEGHSVVMEEDGLAALPLLARADVAIIDWMLPGMTGVELTAYARREHPHLPVLLLTARGEVEDRLEGLNAGADDYVVKPFSPREVVARIRALLRRVGVRERIEAGPLTLDLAGRSVALHGQPVALSRTEFDLLATLAQHPGLVWSRERLLERVWGPEYPGVARVVDVHITAVRRKLRDDPDAPQFIETVRGLGYRFRED is encoded by the coding sequence ATGGCCACGGTCCTGATCGTGGATGATGACCCGGCCATCGTGGAGGTGCTCACGGCGTACCTCGCGGCGGAAGGTCACTCGGTGGTGATGGAGGAAGATGGCCTGGCTGCCCTGCCCCTGCTCGCCCGCGCGGACGTGGCGATCATCGACTGGATGCTGCCGGGCATGACGGGGGTGGAGCTGACCGCGTACGCCCGCCGCGAGCACCCACACCTGCCGGTGCTCCTGCTCACGGCCCGGGGTGAGGTGGAGGACCGCTTGGAGGGGCTGAACGCCGGCGCGGACGATTACGTGGTCAAACCCTTCAGTCCGCGCGAGGTGGTGGCCCGTATCCGGGCCCTGTTGCGCCGGGTGGGTGTCCGGGAACGCATTGAGGCTGGGCCGCTCACGCTCGATCTGGCCGGTCGATCGGTCGCGTTGCACGGTCAACCCGTGGCCTTGTCCCGCACGGAATTCGATTTGCTGGCGACGCTCGCGCAGCATCCCGGGCTGGTCTGGTCACGGGAGCGGCTGCTGGAACGGGTCTGGGGTCCAGAGTATCCGGGGGTGGCACGGGTGGTGGATGTTCACATCACGGCGGTGCGCCGCAAACTCAGGGATGATCCGGACGCCCCGCAGTTCATTGAGACCGTGCGGGGGCTGGGGTACCGCTTCCGGGAGGACTGA